A section of the Parasteatoda tepidariorum isolate YZ-2023 chromosome 6, CAS_Ptep_4.0, whole genome shotgun sequence genome encodes:
- the LOC107447943 gene encoding FAD-dependent oxidoreductase domain-containing protein 1 isoform X1, with protein sequence MLLRNSLKLFSVSRCITSRLASRSYGISEEDIEKIKQYKERVELENSDALRKTYKMLKDEFSRYAKGDFSPPKSKISKYSEYVVIGGGIMGSSIAYSLKQRAPDSFEVMVVERDPKYTRSSTVLSVGGIRQQFSLPENIQLSMYSAEFLRNIKQHLSVLDDDPPDIQFQPHGYLFLATEDGAEQMLKNYNVQKELGAKVELLQPYQLKEKFPWMSTEGIALGSYGFENEGWFDPWALLNAFKKKACSLGAEYVNGEVIGFEFRNEHPIVDPTLDPLLRTNYMYIKDDEGEVHCVEFAFLIIAGGPFSSEVAKLLHIGTGPGMLSVPLPVEPRKRYVYVFNCETGPGIDMPLVIDPSGVYVRREGLGGKYICGRSPSETEEPDVSNLEVDYNFFDSSVWPVIAKRIPHFECIKPTKRIEVSSAWAGYYDYNTFDQNAIVGRHPYFPNVYLATGFSGHGIQMAPAVGRAMMELLIDKTYVTIDLTKFHFHRVFQDQPVYEQHIV encoded by the exons atgttgcttAGGAATAGTTTGAAACTCTTTTCAGTGAGTCGATGTATAACATCGCGTCTTGCTTCTAGATCATACGGAATAAGCGAAGAagatattgagaaaataaaacaatataaagagAGGGTTGAATTGGAAAATAGTGATGCattaagaaaaacttataaGATGTTGAAAGATGAGTTTTCTAGGTATGCTAAAGGGGATTTCAGTCCTCCCAAAtctaaaatatcgaaatattcGGAGTATGTGGTGATTGGGGGTGGAATTATGGGATCATCTATAGCTTATTCATTGAAGCAAAGAGCGCCTGACAGCTTTGAAGTGATGGTTGTGGAGCGAGATCCAAag tacACAAGATCATCTACTGTTCTGTCTGTTGGAGGTATAAGGCAACAGTTTTCTCTGCCAGAAAATATACAATTGTCTATGTACAGTgctgaatttttaagaaacataaaacaacatttaagtgttttag ATGATGATCCTCCTGATATTCAGTTTCAACCGCATGGATATCTGTTCCTTGCTACTGAAGATGGAGCTGAgcaaatgctaaaaaattataatgttcaaAA AGAATTAGGTGCTAAAGTTGAGCTCTTGCAACCATATCAATTGAAAGAAAAGTTCCCATGGATGAGTACTGAAGGAATTGCTCTGGGATCTTATG GTTTTGAAAATGAAGGCTGGTTTGATCCATGGGCTCTCctgaatgcttttaaaaaaaaggcatgttctCTGGGTGCTGAGTATGTCAATGGTGAAGTAATTGGTTTTGAGTTCAGAAATGAGCACCCTATTGTGGACCCAACTCTTGACCCTCTCCTTCGCACAAATTATATGTAT atCAAAGATGATGAAGGAGAAGTCCATTGCGTAGAGTTTGCTTTCCTGATTATCGCAGGTGGTCCATTTTCATCTGAAGTAGCCAAATTATTGCACATAGGAACGGGTCCAGGAATGCTTAGTGTTCCTCTCCCCGTGGAGCCCAG gAAACGGTATGTTTACGTTTTCAACTGTGAAACAGGTCCTGGAATAGATATGCCTTTGGTTATAGATCCATCAGGTGTTTATGTGAGACGAGAAGGTCTTGGAGGCAAATACATTTGTGGACGATCCCCAtctgag acTGAAGAACCAGATGTAAGTAATTTAGAAGTGGACTACAATTTCTTTGATTCGTCAGTTTGGCCTGTCATAGCAAAGAGAATTCCTCATTTTGAGTGTATTAAg cctACTAAGAGGATAGAA gtaAGCAGTGCATGGGCTGGCTATTACGACTACAACACTTTTGACCAGAATGCGATTGTTGGTCGCCACCCCTATTTTCCAAATGTGTACCTCGCTACTGGCTTTAGTGGACACGGCATTCAGATGGCTCCGGCTGTTGGAAGAGCCATGATGGAGCTCTTAATAGACAAGACCTATGTCACCATAGACCTTACAAAGTTTCATTTTCATAGAGTCTTTCAAGATCAGCCAGTCTATGAGCAACACATTGTTTGA
- the LOC107447943 gene encoding FAD-dependent oxidoreductase domain-containing protein 1 isoform X3 — MLKNYNVQKELGAKVELLQPYQLKEKFPWMSTEGIALGSYGFENEGWFDPWALLNAFKKKACSLGAEYVNGEVIGFEFRNEHPIVDPTLDPLLRTNYMYIKDDEGEVHCVEFAFLIIAGGPFSSEVAKLLHIGTGPGMLSVPLPVEPRKRYVYVFNCETGPGIDMPLVIDPSGVYVRREGLGGKYICGRSPSETEEPDVSNLEVDYNFFDSSVWPVIAKRIPHFECIKPTKRIEVSSAWAGYYDYNTFDQNAIVGRHPYFPNVYLATGFSGHGIQMAPAVGRAMMELLIDKTYVTIDLTKFHFHRVFQDQPVYEQHIV, encoded by the exons atgctaaaaaattataatgttcaaAA AGAATTAGGTGCTAAAGTTGAGCTCTTGCAACCATATCAATTGAAAGAAAAGTTCCCATGGATGAGTACTGAAGGAATTGCTCTGGGATCTTATG GTTTTGAAAATGAAGGCTGGTTTGATCCATGGGCTCTCctgaatgcttttaaaaaaaaggcatgttctCTGGGTGCTGAGTATGTCAATGGTGAAGTAATTGGTTTTGAGTTCAGAAATGAGCACCCTATTGTGGACCCAACTCTTGACCCTCTCCTTCGCACAAATTATATGTAT atCAAAGATGATGAAGGAGAAGTCCATTGCGTAGAGTTTGCTTTCCTGATTATCGCAGGTGGTCCATTTTCATCTGAAGTAGCCAAATTATTGCACATAGGAACGGGTCCAGGAATGCTTAGTGTTCCTCTCCCCGTGGAGCCCAG gAAACGGTATGTTTACGTTTTCAACTGTGAAACAGGTCCTGGAATAGATATGCCTTTGGTTATAGATCCATCAGGTGTTTATGTGAGACGAGAAGGTCTTGGAGGCAAATACATTTGTGGACGATCCCCAtctgag acTGAAGAACCAGATGTAAGTAATTTAGAAGTGGACTACAATTTCTTTGATTCGTCAGTTTGGCCTGTCATAGCAAAGAGAATTCCTCATTTTGAGTGTATTAAg cctACTAAGAGGATAGAA gtaAGCAGTGCATGGGCTGGCTATTACGACTACAACACTTTTGACCAGAATGCGATTGTTGGTCGCCACCCCTATTTTCCAAATGTGTACCTCGCTACTGGCTTTAGTGGACACGGCATTCAGATGGCTCCGGCTGTTGGAAGAGCCATGATGGAGCTCTTAATAGACAAGACCTATGTCACCATAGACCTTACAAAGTTTCATTTTCATAGAGTCTTTCAAGATCAGCCAGTCTATGAGCAACACATTGTTTGA
- the LOC107447943 gene encoding FAD-dependent oxidoreductase domain-containing protein 1 isoform X2, with product MLLRNSLKLFSVSRCITSRLASRSYGISEEDIEKIKQYKERVELENSDALRKTYKMLKDEFSRYAKGDFSPPKSKISKYSEYVVIGGGIMGSSIAYSLKQRAPDSFEVMVVERDPKYTRSSTVLSVGGIRQQFSLPENIQLSMYSAEFLRNIKQHLSVLDDDPPDIQFQPHGYLFLATEDGAEQMLKNYNVQKELGAKVELLQPYQLKEKFPWMSTEGIALGSYGFENEGWFDPWALLNAFKKKACSLGAEYVNGEVIGFEFRNEHPIVDPTLDPLLRTNYMYIKDDEGEVHCVEFAFLIIAGGPFSSEVAKLLHIGTGPGMLSVPLPVEPRKRYVYVFNCETGPGIDMPLVIDPSGVYVRREGLGGKYICGRSPSETEEPDVSNLEVDYNFFDSSVWPVIAKRIPHFECIKVSSAWAGYYDYNTFDQNAIVGRHPYFPNVYLATGFSGHGIQMAPAVGRAMMELLIDKTYVTIDLTKFHFHRVFQDQPVYEQHIV from the exons atgttgcttAGGAATAGTTTGAAACTCTTTTCAGTGAGTCGATGTATAACATCGCGTCTTGCTTCTAGATCATACGGAATAAGCGAAGAagatattgagaaaataaaacaatataaagagAGGGTTGAATTGGAAAATAGTGATGCattaagaaaaacttataaGATGTTGAAAGATGAGTTTTCTAGGTATGCTAAAGGGGATTTCAGTCCTCCCAAAtctaaaatatcgaaatattcGGAGTATGTGGTGATTGGGGGTGGAATTATGGGATCATCTATAGCTTATTCATTGAAGCAAAGAGCGCCTGACAGCTTTGAAGTGATGGTTGTGGAGCGAGATCCAAag tacACAAGATCATCTACTGTTCTGTCTGTTGGAGGTATAAGGCAACAGTTTTCTCTGCCAGAAAATATACAATTGTCTATGTACAGTgctgaatttttaagaaacataaaacaacatttaagtgttttag ATGATGATCCTCCTGATATTCAGTTTCAACCGCATGGATATCTGTTCCTTGCTACTGAAGATGGAGCTGAgcaaatgctaaaaaattataatgttcaaAA AGAATTAGGTGCTAAAGTTGAGCTCTTGCAACCATATCAATTGAAAGAAAAGTTCCCATGGATGAGTACTGAAGGAATTGCTCTGGGATCTTATG GTTTTGAAAATGAAGGCTGGTTTGATCCATGGGCTCTCctgaatgcttttaaaaaaaaggcatgttctCTGGGTGCTGAGTATGTCAATGGTGAAGTAATTGGTTTTGAGTTCAGAAATGAGCACCCTATTGTGGACCCAACTCTTGACCCTCTCCTTCGCACAAATTATATGTAT atCAAAGATGATGAAGGAGAAGTCCATTGCGTAGAGTTTGCTTTCCTGATTATCGCAGGTGGTCCATTTTCATCTGAAGTAGCCAAATTATTGCACATAGGAACGGGTCCAGGAATGCTTAGTGTTCCTCTCCCCGTGGAGCCCAG gAAACGGTATGTTTACGTTTTCAACTGTGAAACAGGTCCTGGAATAGATATGCCTTTGGTTATAGATCCATCAGGTGTTTATGTGAGACGAGAAGGTCTTGGAGGCAAATACATTTGTGGACGATCCCCAtctgag acTGAAGAACCAGATGTAAGTAATTTAGAAGTGGACTACAATTTCTTTGATTCGTCAGTTTGGCCTGTCATAGCAAAGAGAATTCCTCATTTTGAGTGTATTAAg gtaAGCAGTGCATGGGCTGGCTATTACGACTACAACACTTTTGACCAGAATGCGATTGTTGGTCGCCACCCCTATTTTCCAAATGTGTACCTCGCTACTGGCTTTAGTGGACACGGCATTCAGATGGCTCCGGCTGTTGGAAGAGCCATGATGGAGCTCTTAATAGACAAGACCTATGTCACCATAGACCTTACAAAGTTTCATTTTCATAGAGTCTTTCAAGATCAGCCAGTCTATGAGCAACACATTGTTTGA
- the LOC107447956 gene encoding GATA zinc finger domain-containing protein 1 produces MPFGLKPKCTMCKSTSSTMWHKNEEDEVVCNSCSVRSSTISNNKNNGNGCPFTLRKSTRAKSSKFKQQTQSKSNNPKGKGRRNIFKKCCLKAPTSVATPVTAEAMFFKGTYFQVGDVVSCVDFITNKVYYAQIRGLLQDQYCEKSAVITWLLPTTHSPKGRFDPATYIIGPEEDIPRKLEYFEFVCHAPSEYYQAKTSPYPVVPLKPESGFIWTRLGPRIVPLPTKEEVFGTK; encoded by the coding sequence ATGCCGTTTGGTTTGAAACCTAAATGCACGATGTGCAAATCTACATCCTCTACAATGTGGCATAAAAATGAGGAGGATGAAGTCGTTTGTAATTCTTGCTCTGTCAGATCATCTACCATTagcaataacaaaaataatggaaatggTTGTCCGTTTACTCTGAGAAAAAGCACTCGAGCGAAGAGTTCAAAATTCAAGCAACAAACTCAATCTAAGAGTAATAATCCGAAAGGAAAAGGTCgccgaaatatttttaaaaagtgttgctTGAAAGCTCCAACTTCTGTAGCTACCCCCGTGACAGCTGAAGCTATGTTTTTTAAAGGAACTTATTTTCAAGTTGGAGACGTTGTCTCTTGTGTggattttattactaataaagTTTACTATGCTCAAATCCGGGGCCTACTACAGGATCAGTATTGTGAAAAAAGTGCTGTCATCACTTGGCTTTTACCAACGACACATAGTCCCAAAGGCAGATTTGATCCTGCAACATACATTATAGGACCGGAAGAAGATATTCCTCGAAAACtcgaatattttgaatttgtctGTCATGCTCCTTCTGAATATTACCAGGCGAAAACGTCTCCCTATCCTGTTGTACCACTCAAACCAGAAAGCGGATTTATTTGGACCAGATTAGGTCCACGAATCGTTCCGCTTCCTACAAAAGAAGAAGTGTTTggaacgaaataa